AAGACGACAACTCAAACCGGACGGACGCCGAACGGAAATAATTTACGCTAATCGGCCGAAAGGCAGCTTACTTGAGTTCGACAGAAGCGCCAGCATCGGTAAGTTTGGTTTTGACCTTCTCCGCTTCATCCTTGGTGACGCCTTCTTTGACGGGCTTCGGCGCGCCGTCAACCAAGTCCTTGGCCTCTTTCAGACCCAAGCCTGTCAATTCGCGGACGACCTTGATGACGTTGATCTTGTTCGCGCCCGCGCCCGTGAGCACGACCGTGAATTCGTCCTTCTCTTCAACCGGAGCCGGAGCCGCCGCCCCAGCCGGAGCCGCCGCGACCGTCGCCGCAGCCGCCGAGACGCCAAAGGTCTCTTCCAAAGTTTTGACGAGTTCCGACGCTTCGAGCAGCGTCAGCGTTTTGATTTGTTCGACCAGTCCGTTGATGTCAGCCATTGTTTTACGATTCCTCCAAAACAACACCCGCGCGTATCGTTGATTGCCGCTGCGGATGAGATGATTAACAACAAACGCTGCTGTTTGAGCAGCGCGCTAAGTAAGCCAACTCCGGGCATCACTCCTCGGCTGACCGACTCCAGGGGGCACACTGACAATTTCGCAAGCCGCCCTGTTTGCAATTCCAAAATGAAACTCTTGCTGGGGCTACACTTCCGCGCCGCCGCCCTTTTGCTTGGCAATCTGATCTACGACCACCGCCAAATTGCGCGGCACGGCGTTGATGACCGTGGCAATCCGCTGTGCGCCCGAGTTGAGCACCCACATCAGTTTGCTGATCAACTCTTCCTTCGAGGGCATCGAAGCGAGCGTGTCAATATCTTTGACGGCAATCGCACGGCCTTCGACGACGCCAGCCTTGAACTTGATCTTGTCGCTTTCCTTGGCGAACTTGCTCAGCACTTTCGCCAAACCGACCGGATCGTTCGGGCTATAGGCAATCGCCGACATGCCAATGAAGCTGTCTTTCAACGCTTCGAGTGGCGTGCCCTCAACCGCCTGGCGGCCGATGGTGTTCTTGATAACGCGATAATTCAGATTAGCGGCGCGCAAGGCATTGCGCATTTCCCAATCCTTTTCGACCGCCACACCCTGGAAACTGATGACAAGGGCGTGACTGGCTTGCTGAAATTCCTCTTTGAGCACAGCAATCGCTTCGTCTTTTTGCTTTCTGGTTTTCATGATTTCACCCTATCTCAAATTTCAAATTAAGCGCCCACCGACGCCGGATCTACCAGCACGCCTGGGCCCATCGTCGTCGCCACATTGACTTTCTTGACGTAGCGGCCTTTGGCCGAAGCCGGTTTGGCCTTGACGACCGCGTCAATCAGCGCTTTAGCGTTCTCATTGATCTTGGCTGGTTCAAAGGAGACCTTGCCGACCGGGACGTGAATCACGCCCGTCTTGTCCACGCGAAACTCAACCTTACCGGCTTTGGTTTCGCGGACGGCGTTGGCGACATCGGGCGTCACCGTGCCAGTCTTCGGGTTGGGCATCAGGCCGCGTGGGCCGAGTAGTTTACCGAGCGCGCCCACCAACCGCATCATA
This genomic interval from Acidobacteriota bacterium contains the following:
- a CDS encoding 50S ribosomal protein L10, translated to MKTRKQKDEAIAVLKEEFQQASHALVISFQGVAVEKDWEMRNALRAANLNYRVIKNTIGRQAVEGTPLEALKDSFIGMSAIAYSPNDPVGLAKVLSKFAKESDKIKFKAGVVEGRAIAVKDIDTLASMPSKEELISKLMWVLNSGAQRIATVINAVPRNLAVVVDQIAKQKGGGAEV
- the rplL gene encoding 50S ribosomal protein L7/L12 → MADINGLVEQIKTLTLLEASELVKTLEETFGVSAAAATVAAAPAGAAAPAPVEEKDEFTVVLTGAGANKINVIKVVRELTGLGLKEAKDLVDGAPKPVKEGVTKDEAEKVKTKLTDAGASVELK